The Candidatus Hydrogenedentota bacterium genome contains the following window.
TCCCGAGCGACTCGCAGGCGGACCTTATCGCCGACCTGGCGGATCACCGCGCCGAGGCGATTCTGGCGCACATGGACCCCGAGGAGGCCGCGAACGCGCGCCAGCTCCTGCAATACGACGATGATGTGGCCGGCGGGCTGATGGTGACGGAGTACCTGGCCTATCCGCTGGAGGCCACCGTGAAGGACGTCATTGATGACTTCGCGGATCGCGGCGACGAGTACCGGGACTACGATATTCAGTACTCGTACATCGTCGACCCTCGCGGGCGGGTCAAGGGGGTCTTGCGCATCCGCGATCTGCTGATGGCGCGGAGATCGACGCCCGTCAAAGAGATCATGATCAAGGATCCCGTCTATGTCCACGACGACATGGAGCTCGACGATCTGGAGGATTTCTTCGACCAACACCGGTTCCTCGGCGTGCCGGTGGTCGATGAGAACGAGCGCCTGATCGGCATCGTGCAGCGTTCCGCGGTCCAGGAAGCGCTTGCGGAGCGCCGCGACGACGACTACCTGAAGGCGCAGGGTATCGTGGGCGGCGAGGAGTTCCGGACGATGCCGCTGCGGGTTCGCTCGACGCGCCGGCTCTCCTGGCTGAGCATCAATATCCTGCTTAACGTGCTCGCCGCGAGCGTAATCGCGATATTTGAAGAAACGCTGACCGAGGTAATCGCCCTGGCGGTGTTTCTGCCCATTATCAGCGACATGGGCGGCGGAAGCGGCATGCAGGCCGCGGCGGTGAGCGTACGGGAGCTCTCGCTGGGCCTCGTGCGACCCACCGAATTGATCCGGGTCTGGCTGAAAGAGGTTTCTGTTGGCATCGTCACCGGAATCGCTCTGGGATTGCAGATTGGGATCGTCGCCTGGTTGTGGAAAGGGAACGCGTACCTTGGACTTGTCGTGTGCGTCGCACTCTGCCTTAATACCGTTATTTCCGTATCCTGCGGCGGTCTCCTGCCGCTTGTCATGAAGCGCCTGGACATCGACCCGGCCATTGCGGCTGGGCCCATCCTGACCACGATCACCGATATGTGCGGGTTCTTCCTTGTACTCGGCCTGGCGACGCTGATGCTGGACAAGCTGGTGTAGGTGTAGGGCGTCAGGCGATGGGCGGGCGCCAGTGGGCCCACATCGCGCCGTGGCCTTGGGGGACCTGGGTGATTTGGGTGGCTTCGCCGCCGGGTGCCGGCATGACGTAGAGCTGCCGGGTTCCGGTTTGGGTGGATCCAAAGGCGAGCATCTTGCCGTCGGGCGAAGGTTTCGGGTGGTAGTGGGTGAAGCCGGGCGCGGATTCCGTGAGGCGCGTGACTTCGCCGCCGAGGGTGACGTGCATGAGTTCGATGGCCTCGCCGAACCGGCGCGTATAGTAGACGCCTTTGCCGTCCGGCGCCCACACGGGCACGTCGCTGCTGCCGCCGTGGAAATCGTAGACGTCGTAGACCGTGGTGACGCCGGAATAGCCGCCGCGATCCGCGAGTTTGCGGAAATCCGATCCGTCGGGGCGGACGATGCAGGGGTGGCAGTTGTAGTGTTCGCCGGAGACGAACATCAACCATTGGCCATCGGGCGACCACTGGGGGACGAAGTTGAAGGGGTTGCCGGTCTCGATTTTCCTGGCGTCTCCACCGCCCGCGTCCGCCACGTAGACCTGGTAGTCCTTGTGGTAGGCCACGTAACGGCCATCCGGCGAGGCGCTGAGCCCGTAGGTAAAGGCCGCGTCGCCATCGGTCATGTCCTTCTTGTTGCGCCCGTCGCGGTCCATCTGAAAGGGGTGGGAGACGCCATTGATCAGCGCGGTGAACGCGAGCTTGTCGGACCCGGGCAAGAAAACGATGCCGGTGTTGTATTCGCTGACGCGCTCGACGGCGGTGAGGTTTACCAATGCGCTCGTGGCGAGGTCCAGGGTATACATGTCGAAGCGCCACCCTTCGGTCATGCGGAAGGTCTTGTGCTCCTCCTCCCAGGTGGCGTTTTCGGGGTCCTCCCAGCCCTGCCCGAGGAGGGCGAGCGCGCCATCGGGCGACCAGCCCGCAAACTGGGTCCAGGTGTTCTCCTCGGCGGCCAGTTCGGGCGCCAGCTCGCGGCGGACTGTTCCATCCGCCCGCACGATGCACGCGCGGGAGGTGACCTGGTTTGCGTGGCGGGCCGGCAGGTTGGCGCGGTATTCGGTATAGCCGATCAGGGGCGCCGGGGATTCCGCGGCGTATGCGCGGGCAGCGCCGAGAGCCAGCGCGGAAGCGCCCAGAAACACGCGGCGGGAAATAGGGATAGGCGGCATGATGGGCGGGCTCCGTGGCGGTTGATGGGTTTGGCGCCTATCGTCCGCTGTCAATTGTCAACTGTCAATTGCTTTCCGGCCGCAGCGTGGCTTTTGCGGGATCGAGGTAAAGCATACCGTTCGCCCGAATCACGCCAAGTTTCTCGTCCAGGATGGCGGCGAGCGGGTCGGGTCCGGTCATGCCGAGGCGGTCGCGCACGTGCTTCCTGAGCCACCAGAAGCCCGAGTTCCAGGAGTAGAGGTGGTGGCCGTGGGGATGGCCGTCGAGGGTGCTGATGGATTCGTGGAAGGCCGGCATGGTGGCGAGTTCCTTCTCCAGGCGCCAGAGCAAATGCCGGTCGATTTCTTCGGCGGGTGCGCCGTGAATCAGCGCGGCCAGATACACGCCGGCGTCGGTGAGGAACCAGGAGCCGCCGAAGGTGTATACGCCCGAGTGGCCGTCGATGAGCGTGCCGTCGGCTTTTGAGATGACCGGCATGCCCCAGGGGGACTGCGTCTTGAGGCTGGTTTCCAGGTGGCGCAGCACGATGTCGTCCGGCAGCAGTTTTTCGCCGAAGACCGCGTAGGTGAGGGCGGCGCCGTAGAGCGCGTCCTGGCCGATGTGCTCCTGCTGCATGAGGCTCGTGGCCATGTAGCCGCCGTCTTCGTTGAACATCTTACGGTAGCCGGCCTTCGCGGCCTCGATTTCGGCGTCCGATACTTCGTAGCCCAGTTCGCGCGCGGCGTAGAGGGCGCCGCAGTGGAAGCCCTGGTTCGAGGAGGGCGCGTCGCCGTCTTCGTAGGGCAGCACGTCCATGTAGGTGCGGTGGGTTTTCGCATTCGGCATGAGGCGCGGCGGCAGGAAGAGCCCGTCCTTTTCGTGCGCGCGGATGAAGTTGTAGGCGCGTTCGACGGTGCGCATATCCAGTTCGCCGCCGGCGCGTTTGGAGAGCACGGCCCAGATGAGGTAGTACTGGGCGTTGTCCTCGTAGTTGATGCGTTCGAAGAACACCGCCGCCTGCGCCGCCACGTCATACTTCGGGATATCAAGGCCACGCGCCATGTAGAAGCCGTCGGTGACCCATTGTTTCCAGCCGTAGCCGACGCCGGAGATGAAGATGTAGTCGCTCTCCGGGCGGAGGAGGTTGCGGCGGAGCAGGAGGTAGGAGGTGTTGCGCAGGATGGCTTCGAGCGCGGAGGAATTGAAGCCCTTCGCGTTGGCGAGCGCCAGGTGCGCGGCGAGCTGGATGTCGTAGTGCGACTGCACGGGCGCGGAGAAGATCCACGTTGTGAAGGTCTGGGTCTCGCCCGCTTCGATGTGCTGCCAGCCGTCGAATTCCGCGCGGTAGACGCTGGTGGCGTCCAGATTGGTGGGGATGGAAATGACGCGTTTGGCCGAGCCGTCGCCATTGGTCAGCGAGAGCCGGCGATCCCCCGGGTCGAAAGCCATGAAGGAACGGTTTTCCCAATGGCCGGGGGTGTCGCCGATGAGGCCGTAGAGCGTGTCGCCGTGGCGCACGCCGAGGAAGGGGAAGGTCTGGAGGGAGGCGCCGCCGAATTCGGGCCCGCCGCAACCCGGGGTGTACGAAGCGGCTTCCGTCTCTTCGCCGGTGAAGGAATGGAACGTACCGTCCACGGCGACCTTCCAGCCGAAATCGAGGAAGTAGCGGGCGTCGGTCTCGGCGGTGACGGTGACGGTGCGCTCGATCAGGTTGGGGGCGAGGGTGCGATAGGCGTCCTCGACGGTCAGGCCGGCATCCGTTTGGGCGCGCAGGAGCGGTGGTGTGTCGTTGCCGGATGCCAGCGAAAATCCCAGGGGCACGGCCACCGGGCCGTTGGCGGTGGCGTGGATCAGGGCGAGGGCCGGGGCTTCGCCTCCCGTGAGCACAGGGGAATCCCCCTTGAGAATCGTGGCCGATAACTTGCCGGGATCGCCGGTAATGGCGATGTTGAGGTCGGCGGCGGCGCGGGTGACAGGGGCCAGGAGCAGAAGGAAGATAAGGGTGGTGCGGGTCATGGATGATGCCTTGTATGGGTCCTGTGGGTTGGTTGGTGGTGGTTTGCACGGGCAAGCCCTGGTGGGCTTGACCGTGGCACACCCGGGACGGAGTGGACAGAGTGGACGGAGTGGACGGAGTGGACAGAGTGGACAGAGTGGACAGAGTGGACAGAGTGGACGGAGTGGACGGAGTGGACGGAGTGGACGGAGTGGACGGAGTGGACAGAGTGGACGGAGTGGACGGAGTGGACAGAGTGGACAGAGTGGACAGAGTGGACAGAGTGGACAGAGTGGACAGAGTGGATTCGCCGCGGCGAATGGACGGGGCACACAATTCCTGGTGAGGGACTGTGGTTTTTGGGTCTGGTTCCCGGGTCGTGGCGTCTCATTGCTTCAGCAGCCAGACTTCGGCGATCTGGATGCCGCGGCCGGTGTCGCGGTCCCAGCGGAGTTCGAGTTTGCCGTCGGCGGTGGCTTCGGTGGGGATTACGAATTCCAGGGGGGTGACGGGCGGCATGGCGGCATCGTCGTCTTCACCTTCCTCCACCACGGGCGTTGGCAGCACCGCGGCGCCGTCGCGCCCGATGGTGTAGCGCACGCCCTGGCGGGTGTGGCCGTACGATCCGTGGATCAGGTACTCGTCGTCCGCCGTCAGGCGGATGGTGGCGTTGTAGCGGCCGAGGTAGGTGACCTTTACGCGGTAGCGCGCATTGGGGTCGAGGTTCTCGTAGCGCAGGATAATCGGCGTGCCGCAGAGGGCTTCGCCCTGGTCCAGCCAGGAGAGGCGATCGGGCCCGCCGGTGCTCAAGGTATGCCCTTCGCGTGGGCTCTGTATGCTGCCCGGGTCTTCCCATTGGCTCATGGGCCTCACCAGCCGCGGCGACTTCCATTTGTAGCCGAGGTCATCGTAGAAGCTGCCCGGGCCGGGATTTTCCCAATTGGCCACGCGGTCGAGGCGCGCCAGGCGGATGTCGCCCTCCACGTCGCCTTCGGGCGTGCTGGCCGTGAAGCGCCCTTTCAGGATGGCGTCGAACTCCGCTTCGAGCCATTCGCGGTTGTTGAGGGGGATGTCGAGGAATTCCAGGATGGCGCCGCGCTCGGGATTGCGGGCTTTGTAGCGTTTCACGTCCAGTTGGGCGCCGATGCTTTCAAAGAGCGCCGCGCCCAGTTCTTCCAGACGCGCGCGCAGGGCGACGGCTTCGGCGTCCTGGTCGGATTCGGCGAGGATGGCGCGCGCTTCGGCGATGGCCTTTTCCACACCGAGCGCCGGGGCCTTGCGCAGGGCCGCGAGGGCGCGCTCTTCCGTGTCGAGGGCCTTCCGGAGGCGCTGCTGCTGGTAGTAATCGAAGGTGGCGCGCATCACGCAGGACTGGAAGCGCCAGTTGTTCTTCAGCTTTTCGTCCGCCTTCGCATCGAGCGCCATCCAGCGTTTGTAGTTCTCTTCCACGCCCGCGCACGAATGCAGGGGCTCATCGAAGTTCTTCTCAAACTGGTAAAGGCCCGCGCGGACCTCCTCGGCGATGTCCGGACCGAAGAAAAAACGCGCATAGTCGAGGAGGATATCGTCCAGCGCGCGGTCCGGATCCCAGCCCAGCGCGGTCCAGACGAATTTGTTCACGTCGTCGCCGATGCCGTCCGAGTAGGTGACAAAGCCGTCACAGTATTCGTCGTAGAGGTTGTGGATGTTCGCCTGGCCGCGGGGGCGGGGCGCAAAGGGCTCGCGGCCGAGGGTGCGGGCGTAGGCGCGATCCCACTCGGGCACGGTGTACTGCGCGCGGACGCAGTGGCCGATGTCGGGATAGCGCCGGATCGGGTAGCGCATCGGGGTGCGTGCGCGCTGTTCACTCGCGAGGATACGGTTCCAGGCGCCGTGGATGATCCCGGTGAGCCATTCGGGCTCTTCGCGCTGGAGGTAATCGAAAAACCAGTTGTTCTGTTCGTCGTCCGCGCCCTGGTTGGAGGTCCAGATGCCGAGGTTGGGATGGATCTTGCGCGCTTCCGGGGCGAACCGCGCCAGCGCGTCGAACATGAGGTCGGGACGCCGGTGCGAACTCTGGCCGTCGCCGCCGGTGAGGTAGATGTGGTCCACATGCGGGACTTCGCGCAGCATTTCGAGATTGCGCTCTATCGCCTCCCGCTCCTCTTCCGCGGAGTGCCCTTCGCCACCCATCGCGCTGGTAAAGATCCAGAAGTCGAAGCCATAGTCCCGGCAGATGCGCGACCAGGCGGCGGCCATTTCCCTGCCGCTAAACTTCGCGTGGGGGCCATCCAGGCCGCTTGCGCCCCAGCGCGTCGTTTCGAAGGCGTTTGCGCCGAAGACGCCCAGTTCGCGCATGTATTGCTCGAAGGTTTCCGGCGTCCAGGCATCGTAGCAGTGGGACAGGTTGCGGTAGCCGATCTGGTGGCCGCGATGGGGGTAGCGCGGCGCGCTGGCGGCCTCGAAATCGCCGGGGAGGGAAATCTTGCCGTCGCGCAGGTCCATGGCGAGCAGCAGTCGGCCCACGGCGTAGAGGGCGCCGGCGCCATCGCGTCCCGCCAGCACGATGGCGTGCCGGTCCCCGTCGCGATGAATGCCGATGGCGAATCCCTCGGGCTGGTCTGGAACGGGAAGGGCGCCCGCGAGTTTGCCCAGGTCCGCGGCCGTTCCCACGTGAATAACCGGGTTGGCGCGGGCTGGCCATGCGGCGCCCGCGGCCCAGGTGATGCCGGTGCGCGCGGCGGTCTCTTCGACCAACACGCGCGACGCGGTCTTCACCACGGCGTCCGCGCCGTGCACGGCCACGGCGGCGTCGTTCAGGGTCAATGTTTCCGCGGCGGTAACGGAGGTTGCGGCTAGCGCGAAGGCGGCAAGCAGCAGGGTCGAGCGGGCAGGCGGGTACTTCATGGGGTGAGACTCCAGGTGTTCTCCCAAATCAATAATACCTGGACAGTCTACCCCGCTCGGCGCGGCAATGCCAAGCCCATTCTCCGCGCGATCAGTCAATCATAATCACATCCACCCGTTTGCTGTGTTTTCCCCCGGGATGGAACAGGACAATATCCTGCCGCGCTTCGCCGCGGAGGTGGGCCGCGCGGGCCTGGCCGAAACTGGGGATGTTAACCACGTGGGCCGGACTGTTTGTCAGCAGGTCCTTTTCCGTGCCGAAGAAGATGGAGAATTTGTCGGCCGTCTGGCTGAACGCCACGTCGATGTGCCCGTCTCCGTTGAAGTCGCCCATGGTGTAGGCGGTCTGCTCCCGCCCCTCCGGCGCATCCATCGTTACGGATGTGCCGAACGCCGGCTTGGCGGGGTACGTCTCCTCCGCGAACGGATAGAAATCCACGTTGACCGCCACCTTGCCGCGCACGAAGAAGTTGACGATGTTCTTCACGCCGAACGGGATATTGATGATGATGATGTCCTTTTTCCCGTCGCCGTTAATATCGAGGATGACCGGGCTCACGAGCGAGCCTTTGACCAGGAAGGTCGCGGTCGGCTCGCTCGGGTAATCGTAGGGCCCGTTGGCCACGTAGATTTGCGTCTGCGCCTCCAGCTTGGCCGTGCCGCGCGTCTGCGTCACGATCAGGTCCGGGAACCCGTCGTTGTTGATGTCCTCCATCCGCGAGCTTGCTTCCCATTTCTCCTCCAGGTTCACCGGGATCTTGAAGCGCCAGTGCTCCTTCCAGCCCTCGCCGTGCGCAAAATCCGCGAACTCGTCGCTGAGCATGGCCAGGCCTTTCGTCGTGCTGCCGGGGATGTCGTAGGGGAGGAGGGCGGGGAAGCGATGGTAGACGTACACGCTGCTGGAGCGCCGCAGCTCGCTGTACATGTCGCAGTTTACCCGGGCGATGACCTTCTCGCCGTGGCGCAGCTCATAGCCCTCGGGAACGGGCACGAGCCACTCGTCGATGCCGTCGCCGTTCATGTCCGCCGCGCCATTGGGCAGGAAGATGGGATTCTTCGAGCCCGTGGGGTAGAGGGAGACGAATTCCGGCTCGCTCTCCAGGCGGAAGCCCCCGTTTTCGAACCGGAACACCGCCGCGCCCCGGGCATGCACCGCGATCA
Protein-coding sequences here:
- a CDS encoding PD40 domain-containing protein, translating into MPPIPISRRVFLGASALALGAARAYAAESPAPLIGYTEYRANLPARHANQVTSRACIVRADGTVRRELAPELAAEENTWTQFAGWSPDGALALLGQGWEDPENATWEEEHKTFRMTEGWRFDMYTLDLATSALVNLTAVERVSEYNTGIVFLPGSDKLAFTALINGVSHPFQMDRDGRNKKDMTDGDAAFTYGLSASPDGRYVAYHKDYQVYVADAGGGDARKIETGNPFNFVPQWSPDGQWLMFVSGEHYNCHPCIVRPDGSDFRKLADRGGYSGVTTVYDVYDFHGGSSDVPVWAPDGKGVYYTRRFGEAIELMHVTLGGEVTRLTESAPGFTHYHPKPSPDGKMLAFGSTQTGTRQLYVMPAPGGEATQITQVPQGHGAMWAHWRPPIA
- the mgtE gene encoding magnesium transporter, with protein sequence MDDRTSTDIDETREQLATIMEGGNVEALEQLLETMPSNDLAFALSRLSEEDQSRVLTTISPEDAADILEQLPSAQAVDLIEQLAPDQAADIIDELPSDSQADLIADLADHRAEAILAHMDPEEAANARQLLQYDDDVAGGLMVTEYLAYPLEATVKDVIDDFADRGDEYRDYDIQYSYIVDPRGRVKGVLRIRDLLMARRSTPVKEIMIKDPVYVHDDMELDDLEDFFDQHRFLGVPVVDENERLIGIVQRSAVQEALAERRDDDYLKAQGIVGGEEFRTMPLRVRSTRRLSWLSINILLNVLAASVIAIFEETLTEVIALAVFLPIISDMGGGSGMQAAAVSVRELSLGLVRPTELIRVWLKEVSVGIVTGIALGLQIGIVAWLWKGNAYLGLVVCVALCLNTVISVSCGGLLPLVMKRLDIDPAIAAGPILTTITDMCGFFLVLGLATLMLDKLV
- a CDS encoding VCBS repeat-containing protein; translated protein: MQYARLGHFPLRPIVSAALLLTASAAVYANPTVYTLGNGLPVWDVAAEDLNGDGLKDLLLFACDETSHPLQKEVAVFLASGDGQYPAEPSHVLPLDPKFATAFFAETDGQAPRELIAVHARGAAVFRFENGGFRLESEPEFVSLYPTGSKNPIFLPNGAADMNGDGIDEWLVPVPEGYELRHGEKVIARVNCDMYSELRRSSSVYVYHRFPALLPYDIPGSTTKGLAMLSDEFADFAHGEGWKEHWRFKIPVNLEEKWEASSRMEDINNDGFPDLIVTQTRGTAKLEAQTQIYVANGPYDYPSEPTATFLVKGSLVSPVILDINGDGKKDIIIINIPFGVKNIVNFFVRGKVAVNVDFYPFAEETYPAKPAFGTSVTMDAPEGREQTAYTMGDFNGDGHIDVAFSQTADKFSIFFGTEKDLLTNSPAHVVNIPSFGQARAAHLRGEARQDIVLFHPGGKHSKRVDVIMID